A portion of the Chitinivibrionales bacterium genome contains these proteins:
- a CDS encoding prepilin-type N-terminal cleavage/methylation domain-containing protein, whose product MRTTLLKKLHIIKARTGLIFCSSKKNDTGFTLVEMLVASSVFAIGIIGFIALVAKGRELDVGDRHRRLARYLIDSCFEDPAYSFANYAHLEDLENDYERILDERRPDTTGDELLCTLLVVVTDSSVYPEVGGSAVDVKKIRVSAYWLEPEGFDTLTLEKWITGIP is encoded by the coding sequence ATCCGGACAACGTTATTGAAGAAACTGCACATTATTAAGGCGAGAACAGGGTTGATCTTTTGTAGTTCAAAAAAAAATGATACAGGATTCACTCTTGTTGAGATGCTCGTAGCTTCCTCGGTTTTCGCAATCGGTATTATCGGCTTCATCGCCCTTGTTGCCAAGGGGCGTGAGCTTGATGTTGGCGACCGTCACCGGAGGTTGGCGCGCTATTTGATCGATTCCTGTTTTGAAGACCCTGCATATAGTTTTGCAAATTATGCACATCTTGAAGACCTTGAAAATGATTACGAGCGTATTCTTGATGAGCGCCGGCCTGATACGACGGGTGATGAACTTTTGTGTACTTTGCTGGTTGTTGTGACTGATTCATCGGTTTATCCTGAGGTAGGAGGTTCTGCTGTGGATGTAAAAAAGATCCGGGTTTCCGCTTACTGGCTCGAACCGGAGGGGTTTGATACCTTGACGCTTGAAAAATGGATAACCGGTATCCCATGA
- a CDS encoding prepilin-type N-terminal cleavage/methylation domain-containing protein codes for MKSSTGFSLIETIVVGVIIAILAAISFPLYDGYVAKSNRDRLHNIVLSAKTAANTHFRKTGTHPDSADLNLFFDDENDFEVSVDDEARSITIRDISDPDNVIEETAHY; via the coding sequence ATGAAAAGCTCAACGGGTTTTTCGCTTATAGAAACAATTGTTGTTGGAGTTATAATTGCAATACTGGCGGCAATATCTTTTCCTCTCTATGATGGATATGTTGCTAAAAGCAATAGAGACAGATTACACAACATTGTCTTATCGGCAAAAACGGCGGCAAACACTCATTTCCGCAAGACCGGAACTCATCCGGATTCCGCGGACCTGAATCTGTTTTTTGATGATGAAAATGATTTTGAGGTGTCGGTTGATGATGAAGCCAGGAGCATAACCATACGCGACATTTCAGATCCGGACAACGTTATTGAAGAAACTGCACATTATTAA
- a CDS encoding prepilin-type N-terminal cleavage/methylation domain-containing protein: MMKKLSLRKNEGFTLIEVIVVAVIIAVLSAVAIPLYNGYIRDSRQRTAENVAGSCASFIGTAWATLGDEFTDRCQVRTSEGGSDADIVTDTWYTSSESADPATSIRFVTLNDDEDEVENYFIVPTDIAVMVDLGANTVVARHAKDTDNTLTQAYHFRANTTPTQTNP, translated from the coding sequence ATTATGAAAAAGTTGTCCCTCAGGAAAAATGAAGGGTTCACCCTTATCGAAGTTATTGTCGTTGCGGTTATTATCGCTGTTCTGTCTGCTGTTGCTATTCCGTTGTATAACGGATATATTCGGGATTCACGGCAAAGAACTGCAGAAAATGTTGCTGGATCGTGCGCCAGTTTTATTGGCACAGCCTGGGCAACCCTTGGCGATGAGTTTACCGATAGGTGCCAGGTAAGGACAAGTGAAGGCGGTTCGGATGCAGATATTGTCACCGATACGTGGTATACCAGCTCAGAATCTGCTGACCCAGCAACTTCTATTAGATTTGTAACACTTAATGATGACGAAGATGAGGTGGAAAATTATTTCATAGTTCCAACAGATATTGCTGTTATGGTTGATTTAGGTGCCAATACTGTTGTTGCGCGACATGCAAAAGATACCGACAATACATTAACTCAGGCATACCATTTTCGAGCGAATACTACACCTACTCAAACTAATCCTTAA